The following are encoded together in the Bactrocera neohumeralis isolate Rockhampton chromosome 6, APGP_CSIRO_Bneo_wtdbg2-racon-allhic-juicebox.fasta_v2, whole genome shotgun sequence genome:
- the LOC126761394 gene encoding phenoloxidase 2-like gives MGDKYNLLLLFDRPHEPVFMEKGRGVVFDVPKKFLTDRYRVIDNEVLERFSERAESLVNVRDISMPDLSLPSKLSRKAHFSLCVPAHRIMAAGLIDTFMSAPTVDELQSVAVYAHDRLNPYLFNYALSVAILHRKDTKGMGVPSLIQSFPNKFVDRQIFRHLREECTIVPEGSRMAILIPHDYTASEDEPEHRLWYFREDFGVNLYHWHRYLVYPFEASERSVVYKVRRGELFYYMYQQILARYNVERLGNDLKRVEPLIDLREYIKEGYFPKMESAPRFDNTKLSDVRRHQDQLIMDIEDLEQWSERIKEAITKGFVLDESEKHIPLNIDVLGNIVESSKASPNRNLYGDLHNMGHLFIAYAHDPSHRHLESFGVVGDLATAMRDPAFYRWHAYLDSIFQQHKAQLPPYTNAELRHDGFSLTSVEVIAENVREPNVLQTFWQESDIDLSRGMDFAPRGNIFARFKHLQHAPFTYTIKATNECATKRFGLVRIFLGPKYDEQDQTMTFNEQRLLMIELDKFVIALQPGENVIRRRSTESSLTIPVERTFRELEVTRVTNETMQNACGWPHHMLIPKGSTNGLQCELVVMVTNYDQESVDEEPISGADSCSNRHLLQHDHRALGFPFDRQSRLGADRLADFLTPNMIAADVVLRHVDRTEHCC, from the exons ATGGGCGACAAGTATAATCTCCTACTACTCTTCGATCGTCCACATGAACCCGTGTTCATGGAAAAAGGGCGGGGCGTAGTGTTTGATGTGCCCAAGAAATTTCTCACCGATCGTTACCGAGTTATAGACAATGAAGTGCTGGAGCGATTCAGCGAAAGAGCCGAGAGCCTTGTAAATGTACGAGATATTTCCATGCCTGATCTTAGTTTACCATCGAAGTTGTCGCGTAAGGCACATTTTTCGCTCTGCGTGCCGGCACATCGCATAATGGCAGCGGGTCTCATTGATACGTTCATGAGCGCGCCCACAGTCGATGAACTGCAGAGTGTTGCGGTTTATGCACACGATCGGCTGAATCCATATCTCTTCAATTATGCGCTTAGCGTGGCTATACTGCACCGCAAAGACACCAAAGGCATGGGTGTGCCCTCTTTGATACAGAGTTTCCCCAACAAGTTTGTCGATCGGCAAATTTTTCGACATTTACGCGAGGAATGCACAATCGTACCCGAAGGTTCGCGCATGGCAATTCTAATACCACATGATTATACAGCATCGGAAGACGAGCCAGAGCATCGTTTGTGGTATTTTCGCGAGGATTTTGGTGTGAACTTATATCATTGGCACCGGTATTTGGTGTATCCATTCGAGGCGAGCGAACGCAGTGTTGTATATAAGGTTCGTCGCGGTGAGCTCTTCTACTACATGTATCAGCAGATCTTAGCCCGATACAATGTAGAGCGCTtgggtaatgatttgaagcgcGTGGAACCGTTAATAGATTTACGTGAATATATTAAGGAAGGCTACTTTCCCAAAATGGAGTCGGCACCACGCTTTGACAATACCAAACTTTCGGATGTGCGTCGCCATCAAGACCAACTAATTATGGATATTGAAGATTTGGAGCAATGGAGCGAACGCATAAAGGAAGCTATCACAAAAGGTTTTGTTTTAGAT GAAAGCGAAAAGCACATACCCCTCAATATCGATGTGCTCGGCAATATAGTTGAGTCGTCCAAAGCTTCACCAAACCGCAACCTTTATGGTGATCTTCATAATATGGGCCATCTCTTCATCGCCTACGCTCACGATCCGTCACACCGTCACTTGGAGTCGTTTGGTGTTGTCGGTGATCTTGCTACAGCAATGCGCGATCCCGCCTTCTATAGATGGCACGCCTATCTCGATAGTATTTTTCAGCAACACAAAGCTCAGCTCCCACCCTACACTAATGCGGAGCTGCGCCACGATGGCTTCTCCTTAACATCTGTGGAAGTCATAGCTGAGAATGTGCGCGAACCCAATGTTTTACAAACATTTTGGCAGGAATCCGATATTGATCTATCGCGTGGTATGGATTTCGCGCCGCGTGGTAATATTTTTGCGCGCTTCAAGCATCTACAACATGCGCCCTTCACCTATACAATCAAGGCGACTAATGAGTGCGCTACAAAACGTTTTGGCCTGGTACGCATCTTCCTCGGTCCTAAGTACGATGAGCAAGATCAGACTATGACTTTCAATGAACAACGCTTGTTGATGATCGAATTGGATAAATTTGTGATAGCAC TACAACCCGGTGAAAATGTTATACGTCGTCGCTCCACTGAATCAAGCCTTACGATACCCGTTGAACGCACATTCCGCGAACTGGAAGTAACTCGTGTTACTAACGAAACTATGCAAAATGCTTGTGGCTGGCCACACCATATGCTCATACCGAAGGGTTCAACCAACGGTTTGCAGTGTGAGCTCGTCGTTATGGTAACAAATTACGACCAAGAGAGC gttgATGAAGAGCCCATCAGTGGTGCTGACTCCTGCAGTAACCGTCATCTCTTGCAACACGATCATCGTGCCTTGGGCTTTCCATTCGATCGCCAGTCTCGCCTGGGTGCCGACCGCCTTGCTGACTTTCTCACACCGAATATGATAGCAGCTGATGTAGTCTTACGTCACGTAGATCGCACGGAACACTGTTGTTGA
- the LOC126762174 gene encoding MIT domain-containing protein 1, whose product MFVGKMNAKDILMRAVQCDQAGRILEAQHLYQDGIQILMDLVGDESDVAKKKVFYERIKEYIDRAEQIKDRVQKHVIRGELVTNKPIEDNSTGNSYQSLFGQYLNSDVKEVLLEEPYLYEKYQFQNLVTFLELLVKNCRNLKYVRVVTKTDTKAPENQSNVLEQIRADMSKRNVTLSIKFEDTLHDRKIVLSNGYIIKIGRGLHFFKATNPLYSLGLCDYDFRKCLQTDVDIWRTRNFIA is encoded by the exons ATGTTTGTGGGCAAAATGAATGCCAAAGATATATTAATGCGCGCAGTGCAATGTGATCAAGCCGGACGAATTTTGGAGGCACAACATCTGTATCAAGATGGCATACAAATACTTATGGATCTGGTTGGGG ACGAATCGGATGTGGCAAAGAAGAAAGTGTTCTATGAGCGTATTAAGGAGTATATAGACCGCGCTGAACAAATTAAGGACCGCGTACAGAAGCATGTTATCCGCGGAGAGTTAGTCACCAATAAACCAATAGAAGACAATTCTACGGGCAACAGTTATCAATCGTTGTTCGGGCAGTACCTCAATTCGGACGTAAAAGAGGTGCTACTTGAGGAGCCATATCTGTACGAGAAGTATCAA TTTCAGAATCTTGTAACATTCTTGGAGTTGTTGGTAAAAAACTGTCGCAACCTCAAGTATGTGAGAGTGGTCACAAAGACTGATACCAAAGCACCGGAGAACCAAAGTAACGTGCTGGAGCAGATTAGAGCGGATATGTCAAAACGTAATGTAACTTTAAGCATAAAATTCGAAGACACTTTGCATGACCGCAAAATTGT CCTCAGCAACGGTTATATTATAAAGATTGGGCGTGGTTTGCATTTCTTCAAGGCTACTAATCCGTTATACAGCCTGGGCTTATGTGATTATGATTTTCGCAAATGCTTGCAAACTGACGTGGACATTTGGCGTACCAGAAACTTCATTGCCTGA